AACAATGAGGTTAAAGTTATGGAGGTCCAAACAACTGCTTTCGCTATGGAAATCCACATTATGGACACCGACAAGAATGTGGACTGGTGGCTCATTGAAATTTATGCAAGTACGGATAATCAAGTTAGAAGGAATCAGTGGCAAGTAGTACAACGAAGGAAAGTTCTATGGGGTCCTAGATGGATGATTACGGGTGATTTTAATGACATTACATCAAATGAGGAGAAATGGGGTGGTAGAAAGAGAGAGGAAGGAACCTTTCAAGATTTTAGGAACTTCATTGAACAAAATGGACTAATTGATCTTGGTTTTGAAGGCAACCCCTGGACATGGAGTAACCACTGGACTCAAGAAGGTGAAATCAAACAAAGGCTAGATAGAGCTTTGGAAAGTAATGTTTGGAGCCAAGTGTTTGACAGAACTCTAGTTAGACGTATAGACAATGTTGGATCAAACCATAGTATGATGCTTATAGATTCAAACCCTCTAactgaaaagagaaagaagtGATTCATTTTTGATAAAAGTTGGCTGAAAAAAGAGAGGCTAGAACAAGTGATCAGTCAGGCGTCGGAGGAGGAGCAAACAGGCTCCAATATGTACAAATTGCATAAGAAAGTAACAAACTGCAGATTGGCGCTACTGAAGTGGAAAAATAACTTCCAAGGAAATGCTAGGAAGCGGATTGACAATCTGAAAAAGTTACTGGAGGAGCTCAAAGTTTGTGactgtgatgacaaaaaggcaAGGAACAGGGATCTTAGAAGACAATTAAAGGAGGCTTACGATGAAGAGGAACTTTTCTGGAGTCAAAAATCAAGAGTGCAGTGGCTTAAGGAGGGGGATAAAAATACTCATTTTTTTCACTCTAATGTCAAAGGAAGGAGACACAGAAACAAAATTCAGAGGCTACAAAGGGAGGACACCACATGGACTACATCGAAAGAGGAAATTGGAGAAGAAGTTGTGAATCAATTTAAGGAGCTATTCGGAAGTAAGGGAGTGACTCAAACTGATATGACTTTGGAGGGAATATCACAGACAATATCAGACCACATGAATTCTGAACTAACCCAACCAGTCAAGGACAAAGAAATTAAAGCTGCACTTTTCTCCATGAACCCAACCAAAACCCCTGGTCTTGATGGCATGAAACCACTGTTCTTTCAGAAATTTTGGCACATTGTTAAAAATGACATCATAAAAGCCATTAAAAGCTTCTTTCATTCGAGTCATATGTTGAAAGCTATGAATCACACAAACATATCCCTTATTCCCAAGGTTGAGAACCCCACTGAGGTTAAGCAGTTCAGGCCTATAAGTTTGTGTAATGTGCTGtataaaatcatttaaaaaattttagcaaatagaTTGAAAAAAGTTTTGGGAAAATGTATTAGCACAAATCAGGCTGCTTTTGTTCCTGGA
This portion of the Coffea arabica cultivar ET-39 chromosome 2e, Coffea Arabica ET-39 HiFi, whole genome shotgun sequence genome encodes:
- the LOC140036387 gene encoding uncharacterized protein; translated protein: MKVLVWNCQGAGSPLTISQLREACNLFSPNMVFLCEPKNRQQFMMKVRRQLRFDECVVVESMNKSGGMIVMWNNEVKVMEVQTTAFAMEIHIMDTDKNVDWWLIEIYASTDNQVRRNQWQVVQRRKVLWGPRWMITGDFNDITSNEEKWGGRKREEGTFQDFRNFIEQNGLIDLGFEGNPWTWSNHWTQEGEIKQRLDRALESNVWSQVFDRTLVRRIDNVGSNHSMMLIDSNPLTEKRKK